The following are encoded in a window of uncultured Ilyobacter sp. genomic DNA:
- the rpe gene encoding ribulose-phosphate 3-epimerase, producing MIKVAPSILSADFSKLGEEITSITESGADMIHIDVMDGMFVPNISFGPVVIKSIRDKSNLCFDVHLMIESPERYIDEFVKAGADLITVHAESTTHLHRTIQQIKAHGIKAAVSLNPATSVESLKYVIDELDMVLLMSVNPGFGGQKFIPSTLEKIKEVRSMNANIDIQVDGGITDETVKDCIEAGANVFVAGSYVFSGNYKERIESLKK from the coding sequence ATGATAAAGGTAGCTCCGTCTATTCTTTCAGCGGATTTTAGTAAATTAGGAGAGGAAATCACCTCTATAACTGAATCTGGAGCTGACATGATACATATTGACGTTATGGACGGGATGTTTGTCCCAAACATATCCTTCGGACCGGTGGTAATAAAGTCAATAAGAGATAAATCAAACCTTTGTTTTGATGTACATCTTATGATCGAAAGCCCGGAGAGATACATCGATGAGTTTGTAAAGGCAGGTGCCGACCTCATCACTGTCCACGCAGAATCTACAACACATCTTCACAGAACAATACAGCAGATAAAAGCCCACGGAATAAAAGCAGCAGTTTCTCTGAACCCTGCCACTTCTGTAGAGTCTTTAAAATATGTCATTGACGAATTGGATATGGTCCTTTTGATGTCTGTAAACCCAGGTTTCGGTGGACAAAAATTTATCCCTTCCACCCTTGAGAAAATAAAAGAGGTAAGGTCTATGAATGCAAACATAGATATACAGGTGGATGGAGGGATTACAGACGAAACTGTAAAAGATTGTATAGAAGCTGGGGCCAATGTCTTTGTAGCTGGTTCTTACGTTTTCTCTGGAAATTACAAGGAGAGAATAGAAAGTCTAAAAAAGTAG
- a CDS encoding MarR family winged helix-turn-helix transcriptional regulator — protein MVLEKVNIVLEDFYKLFYETEDLALKQGIKCLTHTELHVIEAIGSDSLTMNELSDRLGITMGTATVAISKLSEKGFINRMRSDLDRRKVFVSLSRKGDEALNYHTNYHNMIMSSITKNIDPKDIEVFVSVFEKILKNLREKIDYFKPNPITDFPKNYLVSIIDIKGTPIIKAFFRDQGIEVYSVIKIISNNLKTITVEKKDGSLLEINVLDAKNLIAVKKES, from the coding sequence ATGGTTTTAGAAAAGGTTAATATAGTTTTGGAAGATTTTTACAAGCTTTTTTATGAAACTGAAGATCTTGCTCTAAAACAGGGAATAAAATGTCTTACTCATACTGAACTTCATGTTATTGAAGCTATCGGAAGTGATTCACTTACCATGAACGAACTTTCTGACAGACTAGGTATAACAATGGGGACAGCCACAGTAGCCATATCAAAACTTTCCGAAAAGGGATTTATCAACAGGATGAGATCAGATCTTGACAGAAGAAAAGTGTTTGTATCCCTATCTAGAAAGGGCGACGAGGCTTTAAATTACCATACAAACTACCATAATATGATAATGTCGAGTATAACTAAAAATATAGATCCCAAGGATATAGAGGTTTTCGTAAGTGTTTTTGAGAAAATTTTGAAAAATCTGCGAGAGAAAATAGATTACTTTAAGCCAAATCCAATAACTGATTTCCCAAAAAACTATCTTGTGAGTATCATCGATATAAAAGGGACGCCGATTATAAAGGCTTTTTTCAGGGATCAAGGGATAGAGGTATACAGTGTTATAAAAATAATTTCTAATAATCTAAAAACTATAACCGTAGAAAAAAAGGATGGATCTCTTTTAGAGATAAACGTATTAGACGCAAAGAATTTAATAGCGGTTAAAAAAGAATCATAA
- a CDS encoding NFACT family protein — MLYLDGISINKLKDELAEVLTGRKVTKIFQYSKLTTSIFFGKLNLFFSCNASLPVCYLRNEKENAPEIPMSFSLNLRKHLLNSIITEVGQLGFDRIIIFKFKKINELGEYKEYKLYFEIMGKHSNLILTDKDGEILDLMKRFSIEENKLRVLLPGAKYSQPVTDKKLSPVDISEESLEAMIGNPKELVKNVEGLGMIAAKSLESPDDLLKMLADKGTPTVYYNNRKITLASVFHVKNTQFDRKEEFETVNEMINFYIKATKSSESYNNLYFSLVNVVEKEIKKNKRTLKILEKEMEKNRKHEKSREIGDILAANLYSIKRGQKEAVLFDFYNNCEITITLNPNLSPKENLDSYYKKYNKLKRGFKFNLKRYEEVKNEISYLQGVKSFLDESSTMENLNTIKDELVAGRYMKAVKSLKKKKSIPLNYGIIEFEGYQIFFGRNNLENDNLSFKVADRNDMWLHSKEVSGSHVIIRWNGEFTEDVIFKGAEVAAFYSKTLPGEKVLIDYTLKKYLNKPKGGKPGFVTYSNQESILVVKPEAL; from the coding sequence GTGCTTTATTTAGACGGCATATCTATAAATAAGCTTAAAGATGAACTGGCCGAAGTTTTGACAGGGAGAAAAGTAACCAAGATTTTTCAGTACAGCAAGCTGACAACCTCTATTTTTTTTGGAAAACTGAACCTGTTTTTTTCCTGCAACGCCTCCCTCCCTGTTTGTTATCTGAGGAATGAGAAGGAAAATGCCCCGGAGATCCCTATGAGTTTTTCACTGAATCTCAGGAAACATCTGCTGAACTCTATCATCACAGAGGTAGGGCAGCTTGGATTTGACAGGATAATCATATTTAAATTTAAGAAGATAAACGAGCTGGGGGAATACAAAGAGTACAAGCTCTATTTCGAGATAATGGGTAAGCACAGCAATCTCATACTCACAGATAAAGATGGGGAAATATTAGACCTCATGAAGAGGTTTTCAATTGAAGAAAATAAGCTTAGAGTTCTTCTCCCTGGAGCAAAATATTCTCAGCCTGTAACAGATAAAAAGCTCTCCCCTGTTGACATATCTGAAGAGAGCCTAGAGGCCATGATAGGAAATCCTAAGGAACTTGTGAAGAATGTAGAGGGACTGGGTATGATCGCAGCTAAATCACTAGAATCACCTGATGATCTGCTGAAGATGCTAGCCGATAAAGGAACACCTACGGTTTACTACAACAACAGAAAAATAACCTTGGCCTCGGTTTTTCACGTTAAAAACACTCAGTTTGACAGAAAAGAGGAGTTTGAAACTGTAAATGAGATGATAAATTTTTATATAAAGGCTACAAAATCCTCAGAGTCCTACAACAATCTTTATTTCTCTCTTGTAAATGTTGTAGAAAAAGAGATCAAAAAAAATAAACGTACTCTTAAAATTTTAGAAAAAGAGATGGAAAAAAACAGGAAACATGAAAAATCAAGAGAGATAGGGGATATTTTGGCTGCAAATCTTTACTCTATAAAAAGGGGACAAAAAGAAGCAGTGCTTTTTGATTTTTATAACAACTGTGAGATAACTATAACTCTGAATCCAAATCTCTCTCCGAAGGAAAACCTAGACAGTTATTACAAAAAGTACAATAAGTTAAAACGTGGTTTTAAGTTTAATCTCAAAAGATACGAAGAGGTAAAAAATGAAATAAGCTATCTACAAGGTGTGAAAAGTTTTCTAGATGAAAGCTCTACCATGGAAAATCTAAACACTATCAAAGATGAACTTGTGGCAGGGAGATATATGAAAGCTGTAAAAAGTCTGAAAAAGAAAAAGAGTATACCTCTTAATTACGGAATCATAGAATTTGAAGGATATCAGATTTTTTTCGGAAGAAATAATCTTGAAAATGACAATCTGTCTTTCAAGGTAGCCGACAGAAATGACATGTGGCTTCACTCAAAAGAGGTTTCCGGAAGTCATGTGATAATACGTTGGAACGGTGAATTTACAGAGGATGTTATATTCAAAGGGGCAGAAGTGGCCGCCTTTTATTCAAAAACACTCCCAGGTGAGAAGGTTCTGATAGACTATACATTAAAAAAATACTTGAATAAACCAAAGGGAGGGAAGCCCGGTTTTGTAACCTACAGCAATCAGGAATCTATACTGGTTGTTAAACCTGAGGCTCTATAA
- a CDS encoding ABC transporter ATP-binding protein has translation MIKQFGRFYKPHKKLFIVDMACAFFVALIDLAYPMMAKYALNDLLPKDEFRSYFIFVLILLGLYILRVFFQFVNDYWGHILGIRIEYDLRKELFSHLQKLSFRFYDKTRVGHIMSRMVNDLNEMTEMAHHVPEDVFLSVVMLIGSFFAMIFLNWQLAIGVYTVVPVMVFFAVKRRKKMSQGFKQVKEKISGVNAQLESSISGIRVSKSFANEEHEINKFNDSNVLFKNSKNEAYMQMAVFMGGMHFFINLLNIVVLGLGGYLIYTGKMNFPDLVAFTLYTNAFLVPIRRLTNSVQQFESGMTGFARFKEIMVIEPLIKDSEDAIEIEQCKGKISFKNVTFAYNENHNIISDINLNIESGKVIALVGPSGGGKTTLCHLIPRFYEVDTGEVSIDDINIKDIKINSLRKNIGLVSQDVFLFAGTIKDNIMYGNINATEEEMIRAAKNAEIHEFIMSLENGYDTDVGERGIKLSGGQKQRISIARVFLKNPPILILDEATSALDNETEFKIQKALEKLSEGRTSLIIAHRLTTIKHADEIIVINKDGIQEIGTHEELLEEKGIYSSLYEAQYKGFIPDEIERN, from the coding sequence ATGATTAAACAATTCGGAAGATTTTATAAGCCACATAAAAAGCTTTTTATAGTTGATATGGCATGTGCTTTTTTTGTAGCACTTATTGACTTAGCCTATCCAATGATGGCTAAATATGCATTAAATGACCTTCTTCCAAAAGATGAATTCAGAAGTTATTTTATTTTTGTATTGATTCTACTTGGATTGTATATTCTCAGGGTGTTTTTTCAGTTTGTAAATGATTATTGGGGTCATATCCTTGGAATAAGAATCGAATATGACCTGAGAAAAGAACTGTTTTCTCATCTTCAGAAACTTTCCTTTCGTTTCTATGATAAGACTAGGGTGGGACATATTATGTCTAGAATGGTCAATGATCTGAATGAAATGACAGAGATGGCCCATCATGTACCTGAAGATGTTTTTCTATCAGTGGTAATGCTTATAGGCTCTTTCTTTGCCATGATATTTCTGAACTGGCAGCTAGCTATAGGGGTATATACCGTTGTGCCGGTTATGGTTTTTTTTGCAGTAAAAAGAAGAAAAAAAATGTCACAGGGATTTAAACAAGTAAAAGAAAAAATATCAGGTGTAAATGCCCAGCTAGAGAGCAGCATTTCAGGAATAAGAGTATCAAAGTCATTTGCAAATGAAGAGCATGAGATCAATAAATTCAATGATAGTAATGTTCTCTTTAAAAACTCTAAAAATGAAGCTTATATGCAGATGGCTGTTTTTATGGGGGGTATGCATTTTTTTATAAACTTACTGAATATAGTTGTTCTCGGACTAGGGGGCTACTTGATTTACACTGGAAAGATGAATTTTCCAGATTTAGTCGCCTTTACCTTATATACTAATGCTTTTTTAGTTCCAATTAGAAGGCTTACCAATTCGGTTCAGCAATTTGAATCAGGAATGACGGGATTCGCAAGATTTAAGGAAATTATGGTGATAGAACCTCTGATAAAGGATAGTGAAGACGCCATAGAGATAGAACAGTGCAAAGGGAAGATCAGTTTCAAAAATGTCACCTTTGCCTACAATGAAAATCACAATATAATCTCTGACATCAATTTAAACATAGAATCAGGGAAAGTAATCGCTCTTGTGGGACCATCAGGAGGAGGGAAAACAACCCTGTGTCACCTTATACCAAGATTTTATGAAGTGGATACAGGAGAGGTTTCCATCGATGATATCAATATCAAAGATATAAAAATTAACAGCCTTAGAAAAAATATAGGCCTCGTTTCTCAGGATGTTTTCTTATTTGCAGGAACTATAAAAGATAATATCATGTATGGAAATATAAATGCCACAGAAGAAGAGATGATCCGAGCGGCTAAAAATGCCGAAATCCACGAATTTATCATGAGCCTGGAAAATGGTTATGATACTGACGTGGGAGAAAGAGGGATCAAGCTCTCTGGAGGCCAAAAACAAAGAATAAGTATTGCAAGGGTATTCCTTAAGAATCCCCCTATACTGATACTAGATGAGGCTACTTCCGCCCTTGACAATGAAACTGAATTTAAGATCCAAAAGGCCCTTGAAAAACTATCAGAAGGCAGGACAAGCCTTATTATAGCTCACCGTCTCACTACGATAAAACACGCTGATGAAATCATAGTTATCAACAAGGATGGGATACAGGAGATCGGAACTCATGAGGAGCTTCTAGAGGAAAAGGGGATATACAGCTCTCTGTATGAGGCTCAGTATAAGGGATTCATCCCTGACGAGATAGAGCGTAACTAG
- a CDS encoding HAD family phosphatase, producing the protein MIKNIIFDLGRVLLNFEPLEYTYKKIPDKQRAYKIYQEIFKSDEWLMLDRGVITEDEAINRICGRNPENDQLIREVMNNWYEILTPMEDVVDILKELKLKGYKIYFLSNFHLLAFERVSKKYDFFRNFNGGIVSYIENLLKPEDEIYNKLVAIYGINPAESVIIDDTKDNVISAEKLGFKTILFTTSIDLKEKLFEYNCF; encoded by the coding sequence ATGATAAAAAATATTATATTTGATCTGGGGAGAGTATTGCTTAATTTTGAGCCTTTAGAGTATACATACAAAAAAATTCCTGATAAGCAAAGAGCCTATAAAATTTACCAAGAGATATTTAAAAGTGATGAATGGCTTATGCTCGATAGGGGAGTAATTACAGAGGATGAAGCGATCAACAGGATATGTGGCAGAAATCCAGAAAATGATCAGCTTATAAGAGAAGTGATGAACAACTGGTATGAAATACTTACCCCGATGGAAGATGTGGTGGATATTTTAAAAGAATTAAAACTTAAGGGGTATAAAATTTATTTTTTATCTAATTTTCATTTGCTGGCATTTGAAAGGGTTTCCAAGAAATATGATTTTTTCAGAAATTTTAATGGAGGGATAGTCTCATACATAGAAAATCTACTTAAACCGGAAGATGAAATTTATAATAAATTAGTCGCAATATACGGGATAAATCCGGCTGAGTCAGTAATTATAGATGATACAAAAGATAATGTTATAAGCGCTGAAAAATTAGGATTTAAAACAATACTTTTTACAACATCTATTGATTTGAAGGAGAAACTGTTTGAATATAATTGTTTTTGA
- a CDS encoding DUF1499 domain-containing protein, with the protein MKYVIGFILVFMTFGCISAPKNLGVKSGKMSPLKSSPNGVSSQTDQVKKQVDPLVLDIPVSDAKKIIKAACKNYGKHEIINESEDYLYAVFITGIMRYRDDVEFYFDAEDKVIHYRSQSRIGYSDMGLNRKRYNELAEFYYKNKQ; encoded by the coding sequence ATGAAGTATGTGATAGGATTTATCCTAGTATTTATGACATTTGGATGTATTTCAGCCCCGAAAAATCTCGGAGTAAAATCCGGAAAAATGTCTCCCTTGAAATCATCCCCCAATGGTGTATCTTCACAGACAGACCAGGTGAAAAAACAGGTGGACCCTCTGGTGCTAGACATTCCTGTAAGTGATGCAAAAAAAATAATCAAAGCGGCTTGTAAGAACTATGGTAAGCACGAGATTATAAACGAATCTGAAGATTATCTATATGCAGTTTTTATAACTGGAATAATGAGATACCGAGACGATGTAGAATTTTATTTTGATGCTGAAGATAAGGTCATTCACTACCGTTCACAGAGCAGGATCGGTTATTCTGATATGGGATTAAATCGAAAAAGGTATAATGAACTGGCAGAGTTTTATTACAAAAATAAACAGTAA
- a CDS encoding ATP-binding cassette domain-containing protein: protein MIEIRNLAKSFGKIRILNIEKMLINTLWVTAVRGENGLGKTTLFSLISGLELEFEGEIVKKWNRPNGYYICTAGFLSVKNKCL, encoded by the coding sequence ATGATAGAGATAAGAAACCTCGCCAAATCATTTGGGAAAATAAGAATTTTAAACATAGAAAAGATGCTAATAAATACCCTTTGGGTAACTGCTGTAAGAGGAGAGAATGGTTTAGGAAAAACTACTTTGTTTTCTCTGATATCTGGATTAGAATTGGAGTTTGAAGGTGAAATTGTAAAAAAATGGAATAGGCCAAATGGATACTACATTTGTACAGCAGGATTTTTATCTGTTAAAAATAAGTGTTTATGA
- a CDS encoding substrate-binding domain-containing protein, with the protein MLKEDVSFISRQCGAGTRILLDKDKLDMRLWKGSYNATAVKSWSADVVLGIKVAEQVMDLDFVPIISENYDFLVR; encoded by the coding sequence CTGTTGAAAGAGGATGTAAGTTTTATAAGCAGACAATGTGGAGCAGGAACCCGGATACTGCTAGATAAAGATAAACTGGATATGAGGCTATGGAAGGGGAGCTACAACGCCACTGCAGTCAAAAGCTGGTCAGCAGATGTTGTACTGGGAATAAAAGTTGCTGAACAGGTTATGGACCTTGATTTCGTGCCAATAATCTCTGAAAATTATGATTTCTTGGTAAGGTAA
- the moaA gene encoding GTP 3',8-cyclase MoaA, translating to MRDLHGRVINYLRISLTENCNLSCIYCRPDKCIEAKKDFMTKREVVSIVEAMAELGVKKVRFTGGEPLLRKDITEIISEVSKIDGIDDIALTTNGIFLAEKAKELKDAGLMRVNVSIDTLEKEKYRGLTGGNLDMVLEGIKRAEQEGLHPVKLNVVLMKSYNSEEIENFVKITVEKEMDVRFIELMPMGSSVRWIEKEYLSSQEVLNRCPRLQIVEKDYAASPSLLYKFPEGKGRVGIINTISNKFCDSCNRVRITPSGKLKLCLHSNKEIDLLGALRKDEDILELFRKNIPNKPEKHLLDKKHYNDKDMYKIGG from the coding sequence ATGAGGGATTTACATGGAAGAGTTATAAATTACTTGAGAATATCTCTAACTGAAAATTGTAACCTCAGTTGTATCTACTGCAGACCTGACAAGTGTATCGAGGCTAAAAAAGACTTTATGACCAAAAGAGAGGTCGTCTCTATAGTCGAGGCAATGGCAGAACTTGGAGTAAAAAAGGTCCGTTTTACAGGGGGAGAGCCCCTTTTGAGAAAGGATATAACTGAAATCATTTCAGAGGTTTCAAAAATAGACGGGATAGATGATATTGCGTTGACTACCAATGGAATTTTTTTGGCTGAAAAGGCAAAGGAACTTAAAGATGCTGGCCTTATGAGGGTAAATGTAAGCATTGATACACTGGAGAAAGAAAAGTATAGGGGTCTTACCGGAGGGAATCTTGATATGGTATTAGAAGGGATCAAAAGAGCGGAGCAAGAGGGACTTCACCCTGTGAAATTAAATGTTGTTCTAATGAAAAGTTATAACAGTGAAGAAATAGAAAATTTTGTAAAGATAACGGTGGAAAAAGAGATGGATGTGAGATTTATAGAACTTATGCCTATGGGGAGTTCCGTAAGGTGGATTGAAAAGGAATACCTATCTTCACAAGAGGTACTGAATAGATGTCCTAGGCTCCAAATAGTTGAAAAAGATTATGCAGCCTCTCCGTCACTGTTGTATAAATTTCCAGAGGGAAAGGGGAGAGTTGGAATAATAAATACAATATCTAATAAATTTTGTGACTCGTGCAATAGAGTCAGGATAACTCCCTCTGGAAAGTTGAAATTGTGTCTTCATTCAAATAAAGAGATAGATTTATTGGGAGCCTTGAGAAAAGATGAGGATATACTTGAGCTATTTAGAAAAAATATCCCAAATAAACCTGAGAAACATCTTTTGGATAAGAAACATTATAATGATAAAGACATGTATAAAATTGGAGGATGA
- the moaC gene encoding cyclic pyranopterin monophosphate synthase MoaC: MDLTHFNDKGRARMVDVGDKSQTDRVAVARGYILMDEKTIETVKNGGIKKGDVLSVAQVGGIMGAKKTWELIPMCHNILIDGADINFTIDTDRIWVEAKVRTTGKTGIEMEALTAVSVACLTIYDMCKAIDKKMIIGDIKLISKTGGKSNFALGE, translated from the coding sequence ATGGATTTAACGCATTTTAATGACAAGGGCAGAGCCCGTATGGTGGATGTGGGAGATAAATCTCAGACAGATAGAGTTGCAGTTGCCAGGGGATATATTCTTATGGATGAAAAAACCATAGAAACTGTAAAAAATGGCGGGATAAAAAAGGGAGATGTACTTTCTGTAGCCCAGGTAGGCGGAATAATGGGAGCAAAAAAAACCTGGGAGTTAATACCCATGTGCCATAATATATTGATAGACGGTGCAGATATAAATTTTACAATTGATACAGACAGAATATGGGTAGAAGCAAAGGTGCGAACTACAGGGAAGACGGGGATAGAGATGGAAGCACTTACGGCAGTTTCTGTGGCCTGTTTGACCATATATGATATGTGCAAGGCGATAGATAAAAAAATGATAATAGGTGATATTAAATTAATAAGCAAAACAGGGGGAAAATCAAACTTTGCATTGGGGGAGTAA
- a CDS encoding MOSC domain-containing protein: MVKNKIHGRVKAVNISSTKGVVKNPVKEGYFKVDHGLEGDAHAGNWHRQVSLLASESADKVRAAGFDIEDGKFAENITTEGIELYSIPVGTKLKIGESVQEVTQIGKECHTGCAIKQAVGECVMPKEGIFTKVIINGLVKPGDSIEVL, translated from the coding sequence ATGGTGAAAAATAAAATACATGGAAGGGTAAAAGCTGTCAATATAAGCAGTACAAAGGGCGTGGTAAAAAATCCTGTAAAAGAGGGCTACTTTAAAGTGGATCACGGTCTTGAAGGTGATGCACATGCTGGAAACTGGCATAGGCAGGTAAGTCTGCTGGCAAGCGAAAGTGCTGACAAGGTTAGGGCCGCAGGGTTTGATATAGAAGACGGTAAGTTTGCTGAAAATATAACTACAGAAGGGATAGAGCTGTACTCTATTCCTGTTGGAACCAAACTGAAGATAGGAGAATCTGTACAGGAAGTGACACAGATAGGAAAAGAGTGCCATACTGGATGTGCCATAAAACAAGCTGTAGGTGAGTGTGTTATGCCTAAGGAGGGTATATTTACCAAGGTTATTATAAACGGACTGGTAAAACCTGGAGATAGTATAGAGGTTTTGTAA
- the nagB gene encoding glucosamine-6-phosphate deaminase — protein MRVLITDKMSEWTALYIASKINDYSDNNKSFVLGLPTGETPLKMYKELIKLNKKGMVSFKNVITFNMDEYVNIPKEHPKSYHAYMYNNFFKNIDIPSENINILDGDALDLVRECEEYEEKIKKYGGIDLFVGGVGENGHIAFNEPGSSINSRTGIKTLAQETLRSNSRFFGDDISKVPKKALTVGVGTILDSKEILIMAGGERKALAIRQLIEGGINHMWAITAIQLHKKAIVVCDEASTMELKVKTVKYFKGLERENLDIKKIYDYVKNQIFPNYF, from the coding sequence ATGAGGGTTCTGATAACAGATAAAATGAGTGAATGGACAGCGCTGTATATAGCATCTAAAATAAATGATTATTCAGACAATAACAAGAGCTTTGTACTGGGATTGCCAACAGGGGAGACGCCTCTTAAAATGTACAAGGAACTTATAAAACTTAATAAAAAAGGCATGGTATCTTTTAAAAATGTAATAACTTTTAATATGGATGAATATGTCAATATTCCTAAGGAACATCCTAAAAGCTATCATGCCTATATGTATAACAATTTTTTTAAAAATATCGACATACCTAGCGAAAACATAAATATTTTAGACGGAGATGCCTTAGATCTTGTTAGGGAATGCGAAGAATATGAGGAAAAAATTAAAAAATACGGTGGCATCGACCTATTTGTGGGTGGAGTAGGTGAAAATGGTCATATAGCCTTTAACGAACCTGGATCTTCTATTAATTCTAGAACAGGAATAAAAACTTTGGCTCAGGAAACATTAAGGTCAAATTCTAGATTTTTTGGTGATGACATATCAAAAGTTCCTAAAAAAGCTCTTACTGTGGGAGTGGGAACAATACTAGATTCAAAAGAAATTCTGATAATGGCAGGAGGAGAGAGGAAGGCTTTGGCCATCAGACAGCTTATAGAGGGCGGTATTAATCATATGTGGGCAATTACGGCAATCCAGCTCCATAAAAAAGCAATAGTAGTATGTGATGAAGCTTCTACAATGGAGCTAAAAGTGAAAACAGTAAAATACTTTAAAGGGCTTGAGAGGGAAAATCTAGATATAAAAAAAATTTACGATTATGTTAAAAATCAGATTTTTCCAAATTATTTTTAA